In Edaphobacter paludis, a single window of DNA contains:
- a CDS encoding LPS assembly protein LptD, protein MIAASHPQLRAQEVTSEATPAVAVPDAPPDAITAVRYPEAVVVPEVEKTAPVVMESDTQSKTGDRYVLDGNVVITYGDRRVEADHIEYDSATGELEITGHLKTTGGANHEVISASHGTINLNKQTGRFYDVAGSVGLKNSGHKMVYANGHPFLFTGRVVVKKGPQEYEVYGGTVTSCQLEHPDWLLYAGKFEVNGEMASAHNSVFHLFNLPLLYMPYVTHPVNTEGRQSGFMIPVIGESSTKGLILGEQIYFAINRSTDLTVGAEYFSSRGWSQSAMFHYRGRENDFVTARYSGLIDRGYESGGQIVNQGGQDATFAGRHDFSAQTRMVGNVEYLSSYPYREAFTENFNQAVSTDILSFAYGVHETDGFASDVRADRYQGLKRVAVPATPTTPAVPAQEVRIFHAPAVEMASTDHALGRSGALWNFESSAAGLKRVQPNFVSGGVTERFDLHPEITYPLRLGEWKLLPSLAVRETIYSRSLKQPAVGQRPSVEHRGGLNRSDVEAQVDVRAPVIERTFNSKFVERVFGHDVRHTIEPEFKYRYVSGVDNFLKVLRFDDVDIVSNTNELQYGVTQRLFLRPTKGKATPCKEKEKDTETDDPDTVSNECGAREWISWRLTQKYFLDKNFGGAVVNGRRNIFDTTLNLSGIAFLTEAREISPLVSRLRVRTSAKMDVEWDFDLDTGAKKFTSNNVLVDLHEGNAFAGLSYARLNAPGRSYTQGTSSQVSNFSQLRLLAGYGSPTKVGLGVAANVGLDLNLGSVQYGALQTSYNWDCCGLSVEYRKYELGSVRNENAYRFNFTLANIGTAGNLRRAERLF, encoded by the coding sequence ATGATTGCGGCAAGTCATCCACAGCTTCGCGCGCAAGAGGTGACGAGTGAGGCAACCCCGGCGGTGGCCGTTCCGGATGCGCCCCCCGATGCCATTACAGCCGTGCGATATCCCGAGGCCGTGGTCGTTCCCGAGGTGGAGAAAACGGCGCCCGTGGTGATGGAGTCGGACACGCAATCGAAGACGGGCGACCGGTATGTGCTGGATGGCAATGTAGTGATTACCTATGGCGATCGAAGGGTCGAGGCCGACCATATCGAATACGACAGCGCGACGGGCGAGTTGGAGATCACCGGACATCTGAAGACCACGGGCGGCGCGAATCATGAGGTAATTTCGGCGAGCCATGGAACGATCAACCTGAACAAGCAGACGGGGCGGTTCTATGATGTGGCCGGGTCGGTGGGGTTGAAGAACTCGGGACACAAGATGGTGTATGCGAATGGGCATCCCTTCCTGTTTACGGGCCGTGTTGTGGTGAAAAAAGGGCCGCAGGAGTACGAGGTATATGGCGGAACGGTAACTTCGTGCCAACTGGAGCATCCGGACTGGCTGCTCTATGCAGGGAAGTTCGAGGTGAACGGAGAGATGGCCAGCGCGCATAACAGCGTCTTCCACCTGTTCAATCTTCCCCTGCTTTATATGCCGTATGTGACGCATCCGGTGAATACGGAGGGGCGGCAGAGCGGCTTCATGATTCCGGTGATCGGGGAATCTTCGACGAAGGGTTTGATCCTGGGGGAGCAGATTTACTTCGCGATCAACCGGAGCACGGACCTGACGGTGGGCGCGGAGTATTTTTCGAGCAGAGGCTGGTCGCAGTCAGCGATGTTTCACTATCGCGGCCGGGAGAATGACTTTGTCACGGCGCGTTACAGCGGGCTGATCGACCGCGGCTATGAGAGCGGCGGACAGATTGTAAATCAGGGTGGGCAGGATGCGACGTTCGCGGGGAGGCATGATTTTTCTGCGCAGACGCGAATGGTAGGGAATGTCGAGTATCTGAGCTCGTACCCTTACCGCGAGGCGTTTACGGAGAACTTCAACCAGGCGGTTTCGACCGATATTCTTTCATTTGCGTATGGCGTGCATGAGACGGATGGGTTTGCGTCGGACGTGCGCGCGGACCGATATCAGGGGCTAAAGCGGGTCGCGGTGCCGGCGACGCCGACTACACCGGCAGTCCCTGCACAGGAGGTCCGAATCTTTCATGCGCCTGCCGTGGAGATGGCTTCGACCGACCATGCGCTGGGCAGGAGCGGCGCGCTGTGGAACTTTGAGAGTTCGGCAGCCGGGCTGAAGCGGGTACAGCCGAACTTTGTGAGCGGCGGCGTCACGGAGCGGTTCGATTTGCATCCCGAAATCACTTATCCGTTACGGCTGGGGGAGTGGAAGCTGCTGCCTTCTCTGGCGGTCCGGGAGACGATTTACAGCCGCAGCTTGAAGCAACCGGCGGTTGGGCAGAGGCCGTCCGTGGAGCATCGGGGCGGGCTGAACCGGAGCGATGTGGAGGCCCAGGTAGACGTGAGAGCGCCGGTGATTGAGCGGACGTTCAACTCGAAGTTTGTAGAGAGAGTGTTTGGCCACGACGTGCGGCATACGATCGAGCCGGAGTTCAAGTATCGCTATGTCAGCGGGGTCGATAATTTTTTGAAGGTGTTGCGTTTCGATGATGTGGACATCGTCAGCAACACGAATGAGTTGCAATATGGCGTGACGCAGCGGTTATTTTTGCGCCCGACCAAAGGGAAGGCTACGCCGTGCAAGGAGAAGGAGAAAGATACCGAGACCGACGATCCCGACACGGTGTCGAACGAGTGCGGCGCGCGGGAGTGGATCAGTTGGCGGCTTACGCAGAAGTATTTTCTGGATAAGAACTTTGGCGGTGCCGTGGTAAATGGTCGACGAAATATCTTTGATACGACGTTAAATCTTTCAGGGATTGCGTTTTTGACCGAGGCGAGAGAGATCTCGCCGCTGGTTTCGCGACTGAGGGTAAGGACCTCGGCGAAGATGGACGTGGAGTGGGACTTCGACCTGGATACGGGAGCGAAGAAGTTCACGTCCAATAACGTGCTGGTTGATCTGCATGAGGGCAACGCATTTGCCGGATTGAGCTATGCGAGGCTGAATGCTCCGGGGCGGTCCTACACGCAGGGAACGTCTTCGCAAGTCTCGAACTTCAGTCAATTGCGGTTGCTGGCGGGCTATGGATCGCCGACCAAGGTGGGGTTGGGCGTTGCGGCAAATGTGGGGCTGGATCTGAACCTTGGGTCGGTGCAGTATGGGGCGCTGCAGACCTCGTACAACTGGGACTGCTGCGGTTTGAGCGTTGAGTATCGGAAGTATGAGCTGGGTTCGGTGCGAAACGAGAATGCGTACCGGTTCAACTTCACGCTGGCAAATATAGGGACTGCGGGAAATCTGCGACGGGCGGAACGGCTTTTTTGA
- a CDS encoding SurA N-terminal domain-containing protein, with amino-acid sequence MKRLLTDTHAVLSGRLQRQISIPVALLMAAALFPVAGCKTEHQADVVATVNGHAIMKAEMDKAYEQQLGQQQQQPPSEDQANSLRLNVLRALIDEEIVQQRAAKMNLTATNEEVDAKLAEMKARYTDEQFNQQLKASNTTLDEVKHDLRRSLTQNKLLNKEINSKITVTDADVANYFNQHKSEYNLIQTEYHLAQILVTSVPSAQPVNLQNSKATSDIEAKKKIQALKNRLDSGEDFGTLAMNFSEQPETAPNGGDMGFVTADQMKADPAVFNAVMKLKPGHVTDILPLLDAQSKKPAGYAVYKLIAIEPAGQRELKDPSVQQQIRQQLHEGRSQLLKNAYFEMLRDQAKVENFFAEQIFKNDAH; translated from the coding sequence GTGAAGAGATTGCTGACCGATACCCATGCTGTTTTGTCTGGACGCTTGCAGCGCCAGATTTCAATTCCTGTTGCACTGCTGATGGCTGCCGCACTGTTTCCGGTGGCGGGTTGCAAGACCGAGCATCAAGCCGATGTGGTGGCGACGGTGAATGGCCATGCCATCATGAAGGCCGAGATGGACAAGGCCTATGAACAGCAGTTGGGCCAACAGCAACAGCAGCCGCCATCGGAGGACCAGGCCAATTCTCTGCGGCTGAATGTGCTGCGCGCGCTGATCGACGAAGAGATCGTGCAGCAACGCGCCGCCAAGATGAACCTGACGGCGACCAATGAAGAGGTCGACGCGAAGCTGGCTGAGATGAAGGCCCGGTACACCGATGAACAGTTCAATCAGCAGTTGAAGGCCAGCAATACAACGCTGGATGAGGTGAAGCACGATCTTCGCCGATCGCTGACGCAGAATAAGCTGCTCAATAAAGAGATCAACTCCAAGATCACGGTGACCGACGCGGACGTCGCCAACTACTTCAACCAGCACAAGTCCGAGTACAACCTGATCCAGACGGAATACCATCTGGCACAGATCCTGGTGACGAGCGTGCCGTCGGCACAGCCGGTGAATCTGCAGAACAGCAAGGCGACCTCGGACATAGAAGCCAAGAAGAAGATTCAGGCGCTGAAGAACAGGCTGGATAGCGGCGAAGACTTCGGAACGCTGGCGATGAACTTCTCCGAACAGCCGGAGACGGCTCCAAATGGCGGCGATATGGGTTTTGTTACGGCGGACCAGATGAAGGCGGACCCCGCGGTCTTTAACGCTGTGATGAAGCTGAAGCCGGGCCACGTTACCGACATTCTTCCGCTGCTGGATGCGCAGAGCAAAAAGCCGGCGGGGTATGCCGTCTACAAGCTGATCGCCATTGAGCCTGCGGGCCAGCGGGAATTGAAAGACCCCAGCGTGCAGCAGCAGATCCGCCAGCAGCTCCATGAAGGACGGTCGCAGTTGCTGAAGAACGCTTATTTCGAGATGTTGCGCGATCAGGCCAAGGTCGAGAACTTCTTTGCCGAACAGATCTTCAAAAACGACGCACACTAA
- a CDS encoding thioredoxin domain-containing protein: protein MLTAVRPFRILVFALTLAALGCHAQVPATTSGVKLSPELTRRVQVLIRSRSGVPPEYDIAVGPRTKSEVPGYDAIAVTFSSEGKTSKPVMFLLSDDGKTLAQFSKFDISSDPKKLVSDEGRPARGGPESAPVLVVGFDDLECPYCAKMHEQLFPALTEHYKNQIRIVYKDFPLSQHPWAMHAAIDVDCLAAQSPKGYWNLVDYVHAHAAEIGGTERSVAKANEMLDSLTKAEGTRQKVNADTLDACIAKQDETAVQASMKLGEELGVDSTPALFVNGERVVGAVPMKYVYKIIDNALIAAGQTPPPPPPDEPVQATPTSPATKPGN from the coding sequence GTGCTGACTGCTGTTCGACCCTTCCGGATTCTTGTCTTTGCCCTTACCCTGGCGGCCCTTGGCTGCCACGCACAGGTTCCAGCCACGACAAGCGGAGTGAAGCTCTCTCCCGAGTTGACACGGCGAGTGCAGGTTTTGATCCGGTCGCGTTCGGGCGTTCCGCCGGAGTACGACATCGCGGTGGGGCCGCGGACGAAGAGCGAAGTTCCCGGGTACGATGCGATTGCGGTCACGTTTTCATCCGAGGGAAAGACGAGCAAGCCGGTAATGTTTCTCCTGTCGGACGACGGCAAGACACTGGCGCAGTTCAGCAAGTTCGATATCAGCAGCGACCCCAAAAAATTGGTAAGCGATGAGGGTCGCCCTGCACGAGGAGGCCCGGAGAGTGCTCCGGTGCTGGTTGTGGGATTCGACGATCTCGAGTGCCCGTATTGCGCGAAGATGCATGAGCAACTGTTCCCAGCCCTGACGGAGCACTATAAGAACCAGATCCGCATCGTTTATAAAGATTTTCCGCTAAGCCAGCATCCGTGGGCGATGCACGCGGCGATTGACGTGGATTGTCTGGCGGCGCAGAGTCCGAAGGGCTACTGGAATCTGGTGGATTACGTCCACGCGCATGCTGCGGAGATAGGCGGCACCGAGAGAAGCGTCGCCAAGGCGAATGAGATGCTCGATTCGCTAACCAAGGCTGAAGGAACGCGGCAGAAGGTGAATGCCGACACGCTGGACGCGTGCATCGCCAAGCAGGATGAGACTGCGGTCCAGGCCTCAATGAAGCTGGGCGAGGAGCTGGGAGTCGATTCAACACCAGCGCTCTTCGTCAATGGCGAGAGGGTCGTGGGTGCGGTTCCGATGAAGTATGTGTATAAGATCATTGACAATGCGCTGATAGCGGCAGGCCAGACTCCGCCACCACCTCCGCCGGATGAACCTGTCCAGGCAACCCCGACTTCGCCGGCGACCAAGCCCGGAAACTAG